The Pararhizobium sp. IMCC21322 sequence GGCAATGGCCGTGCCATTGGCATGTCAATGACGTTCCTTGCCCTTGCAGGATTTGCGATTTGCATTCTCGTTGCCATTATTCGTAACTTTATCTGACATCTGATTGAGCTGGAGGGACCAAATCATGGCCTATGATGAAGAACTGACAGATCGTTTTCGCAAAGCGGTTGATGGCTTGGGCGGCATCGTGGAAACGCGCATGATGGGCGGCGTTTGCTTTATGCTAGATGGAAACATGCTCGGCGGTGCCAATCGGCAAAAAACCGGCGAAGGCCGCTTCATGTTCCGGGTCGGCAAGGATAATGAAGCCGAAGCCATGAAGCGACCCGGTGCCATGACCATGGAACAGGGCGGCCGGAAAATGACCGGCCTTATCTTCGTCTACGAGGATGATTGTGATGCAGAAAGTTTGCAAAGCTGGATCGCGCTTGCCCTGACCTTTGTTGGTAATCTTCCGCCAAAATAATCAAAAAGGGATCCTGTTTTGAACGAGGAATTATTTTCCGGATTCACAAACCGAACCATCACCTTCATGAAGCAATTGAAGGCCAACAACAATCGCGACTGGTTCAAAGATCAGAAAAAGACCTATGAGGAAGATTACAAAATACCCGCGCTAACCTTTGCTGATGTGATGACAGAACAACTGCGCAGCTTGACCGGCTTGTCGCACACATCAAAACTGTTCCGCATCCACCGCGACGTGCGCTTTGCAAAAGACAAGACACCCTATAACAGCCACATGCACATCTCCTTCACGCCGGAACACCCCATGGCAAATCCGCCCTGCTGGTTTTTCGGCCTGGACACAGAAAAGCTGACCCTTGGCTGCGGTATTTTCGGCTTTGATGCTTTACAATTGCAGGCCTTTCGCACTCGGGTCGATGGGGCAGAAGGCAACGACATCGCGGCCACTTTGCAAAGCCTGACCAAAAAAGGCGCGCGTATCAGCGACCCGGAGCTAAAGCGCGTCCCATCCGGCTTCGCGAAGGATCACCCGCAAGAAGAATTACTGCGGCACAAGGGTCTCGCCATCTGGTCAGATCTGGGGGATGCGAAAACTGCCCTTGATGACAATCTGATTGCTACCTGCAGAAACGAGTTCAAACGCGTGAAACCGGTGTTTGACCTTTTGTTGGTTTGAAAAAATACCATGCCGGACGGCGGTGCGGCCAACGGCTGCAATGCCGGAATATTCCAAACGAGGACGTTTCCAGCTTGGTCAAGAAAGCAACACGTCTATTGCGGTTTTTCGCAACGGTCGGGATAACCGGC is a genomic window containing:
- a CDS encoding TfoX/Sxy family protein, coding for MAYDEELTDRFRKAVDGLGGIVETRMMGGVCFMLDGNMLGGANRQKTGEGRFMFRVGKDNEAEAMKRPGAMTMEQGGRKMTGLIFVYEDDCDAESLQSWIALALTFVGNLPPK
- a CDS encoding DUF2461 domain-containing protein, whose protein sequence is MNEELFSGFTNRTITFMKQLKANNNRDWFKDQKKTYEEDYKIPALTFADVMTEQLRSLTGLSHTSKLFRIHRDVRFAKDKTPYNSHMHISFTPEHPMANPPCWFFGLDTEKLTLGCGIFGFDALQLQAFRTRVDGAEGNDIAATLQSLTKKGARISDPELKRVPSGFAKDHPQEELLRHKGLAIWSDLGDAKTALDDNLIATCRNEFKRVKPVFDLLLV